In one Lolium rigidum isolate FL_2022 chromosome 3, APGP_CSIRO_Lrig_0.1, whole genome shotgun sequence genomic region, the following are encoded:
- the LOC124703430 gene encoding serine/threonine-protein kinase SAPK10: MDRAALTVGPGMDMPIMHDGDRYELVKDIGSGNFGVARLMRNRADGQLVAVKYIDRGEKIDENVQREIINHRSLRHPNIIRFKEVILTPTHLAIVMEYASGGELFERICTAGRFSEDEARFFFQQLLSGVSYCHSMQVCHRDLKLENTLLDGSTAPRLKICDFGYSKSSVLHSQPKSTVGTPAYIAPEVLLKKEYDGKIADVWSCGVTLYVMLVGAYPFEDPDEPKNFRKTIQRILSVQYSIPDYVHISTECRDLISKIFVGNPATRITIPEIRNHPWFLKNLPADLVDDSTMSNQYEEPEQPMQSMDEIMQILAEATIPAAGSRINQFLNDGLDLDDDMDDLDSDADLDVESSGEIVYAM; this comes from the exons ATGGACCGGGCGGCGCTGACGGTGGGGCCGGGCATGGACATGCCCATAATGCACGACGGCGACCGCTACGAGCTCGTCAAGGACATCGGCTCCGGCAACTTCGGCGTCGCGCGCCTCATGCGAAACCGAGCTGACGGACAGCTCGTCGCCGTCAAGTACATCGACAGAGGGGAGAAG ATTGACGAGAACGTGCAGCGGGAGATCATCAACCACCGCTCGCTGCGCCACCCCAACATCATCCGCTTCAAGGAGGTCATCCTCACCCCGACGCACCTCGCCATCGTCATGGAGTACGCGTCCGGAGGGGAGCTGTTCGAGCGAATCTGCACAGCCGGAAGGTTCAGCGAGGACGAG GCGCGTTTCTTCTTCCAGCAGCTGCTGTCTGGAGTCAGCTACTGCCACTCCATG CAAGTGTGCCATCGTGACTTGAAGCTGGAGAACACCCTGCTGGATGGGAGCACGGCTCCTCGCCTCAAGATATGCGACTTTGGCTATTCAAAG TCTTCGGTTCTTCATTCGCAGCCGAAATCAACTGTCGGAACACCGGCATACATAGCTCCTGAGGTTCTTCTGAAGAAGGAATATGATGGAAAG ATTGCTGATGTGTGGTCATGCGGAGTGACGCTTTACGTTATGCTAGTTGGTGCATATCCCTTTGAGGATCCTGATGAGCCTAAGAATTTCAGGAAGACAATTCAG AGGATATTGAGCGTGCAGTACTCGATTCCAGATTACGTCCACATATCTACCGAGTGCCGAGATCTTATTTCTAAGATTTTTGTTGGCAACCCGGCTACT AGAATCACAATACCCGAGATCAGAAACCATCCATGGTTCTTGAAGAATCTCCCAGCCGACCTAGtggatgatagcacaatgagcaaCCAATACGAGGAGCCTGAGCAGCCGATGCAGAGCATGGACGAGATCATGCAGATCCTGGCAGAGGCCACCATACCAGCAGCTGGTTCTCGAATCAACCAGTTCTTAAACGATGGTCTTGACCTCGACGATGACATGGACGACCTTGATTCAGACGCTGACCTTGAtgtggagagcagcggggagataGTATACGCTATGTAA
- the LOC124699498 gene encoding serpin-Z2B-like, translating to MATTLATDVRLSIAHQTRFALRLASAISSNPEFAATNAVYSPLSLHVGLSLVAAGAGGATREQLLATLGSGKEGEEAEGLHALAEQVVQLVLADASSAGGPRVAFANGIFVDASLALKASFQELAVRTYKADVLSADFQTKPVEAAGQVNSWVEKATKGLIKDILPEGSVDNTTRLVLGNALYFKGHWHEKFDASKTKDDMFHLLDGSSVQTPYISTTNKQYILSTDNLKILKLPYHQGGDKRQFSMYILLPKARDGFGSLAKSLSTEPSLIESLLPTKKVEVGQFKLPKFKISFGFDASDLLKGLGLQLPFSQEADLSEMVDPPVAHNLYISSIHHKSFVEVNEEGTEAAAATSTQISFRSLPPKIDFIADHPFIFLIREDINGVVLFVGHVVNPVLSS from the exons ATGGCAACCACCCTTGCCACCGACGTCCGCCTCTCCATCGCGCATCAGACTCGCTTCGCCCTCCGCCTCGCCTCCGCCATCTCCTCCAACCCCGAGTTCGCTGCCACCAACGCCGTATACTCCCCGCTCTCTCTCCATGTCGGGCTCAGCCTTGTTGCCGCCGGCGCGGGTGGGGCCACGCGTGAGCAGCTTCTCGCCACTCTCGGCTCCGGAAAGGAAGGCGAGGAGGCCGAGGGCCTTCATGCCCTTGCCGAGCAGGTGGTGCAGCTCGTGCTCGCCGACGCGTCCAGCGCCGGTGGCCCGCGCGTCGCCTTTGCCAATGGCATCTTCGTCGACGCGTCGCTCGCGCTCAAGGCTTCCTTCCAGGAGCTCGCGGTCCGCACGTACAAGGCCGACGTCCTGTCCGCGGACTTCCAAACCAAG CCTGTTGAAGCTGCTGGTCAGGTAAACTCATGGGTAGAGAAAGCCACAAAAGGTCTCATCAAAGATATCCTGCCTGAAGGGTCTGTTGACAATACTACTAGATTGGTTCTTGGTAATGCCCTTTATTTTAAAGgacattggcatgagaagtttgacgcaTCTAAGACAAAGGATGATATGTTCCACCTTCTTGATGGGAGCTCAGTTCAAACACCATACATTTCCACCACAAACAAGCAATACATTTTGTCTACTGACAACTTGAAGATACTTAAGCTTCCTTACCACCAAGGAGGGGACAAGAGGCAGTTCTCCATGTACATTCTTCTTCCAAAAGCACGTGACGGTTTTGGGAGCTTGGCCAAAAGTTTAAGCACCGAACCATCGTTAATTGAAAGCCTTCTCCCAACAAAGAAGGTCGAAGTCGGACAGTTCAAGCTCCCCAAGTTCAAGATATCATTTGGATTTGATGCTTCGGATTTGCTCAAAGGTCTTGGCCTCCAGCTACCATTCAGCCAAGAGGCAGATCTTTCGGAGATGGTGGACCCGCCAGTGGCACATAACCTTTACATCTCATCTATTCACCACAAGTCGTTTGTCGAAGTAAACGAAGAAGGAACCGAGGCTGCTGCGGCAACTTCTACCCAAATCTCCTTTCGGTCACTGCCCCCGAAGATAGATTTCATCGCGGATCACCCTTTCATATTCCTTATCCGTGAAGACATTAATGGTGTGGTTCTCTTTGTGGGTCATGTGGTCAATCCTGTCTTATCTTCATAA
- the LOC124699500 gene encoding serpin-ZX-like, which produces MAATDMKRSIAHQTSFALRLASHISSPSNADGNTALSPLSLHVVLSFLAAGAGGDTRDQLAAILGAAGAGEAEILHALAEHVVQLVLADASGAGGPRVAFANGVFVDASLPLKPVFKEIALGRYKAETYSVDFQTKAAMVAGQVNSWVGKVTSGLIKEILPAGSVDNDTKLVLANALYFKGGWTERFDASETKDEMFYLLGRSSVKAPFMSSAKRQYISSCNNFKVLKLPYQQGGDKRQFSMYILLPEARDGIWSLVTNLTSEPGFLENHIPKGKVPVGHFKLPKFKISFEFEASKLLKGWGLQLPFSAAADLSEMADSPLCVSSIFHKSFVEVNEEGTEAAAASAAVVMCKSLPVEDLLLPVDFVADHPFIFLIREDVSGVVLFTGHVLNPVIAA; this is translated from the exons ATGGCAGCCACCGACATGAAGCGCTCCATCGCCCACCAGACCAGCTTTGCACTCCGCCTCGCCTCTCACATATCCTCCCCCTCTAACGCCGACGGCAACACTGCCCTCTCTCCGCTCTCCCTCCACGTCGTGCTCAGCTTCCTCGCTGCCGGCGCTGGTGGCGACACCCGCGACCAGCTCGCCGCCATACTTGGAGCAGCGGGTGCAGGCGAGGCCGAGATCCTCCACGCGCTCGCCGAGCATGTGGTGCAGCTCGTGCTTGCCGACGCTTCCGGAGCAGGCGGCCCGCGCGTCGCCTTTGCCAACGGCGTCTTCGTCGACGCTTCGCTGCCGCTCAAGCCGGTCTTCAAGGAGATCGCTTTGGGGAGGTACAAAGCGGAAACATACTCCGTCGACTTCCAAACAAAG GCTGCTATGGTTGCTGGTCAAGTGAACTCGTGGGTAGGTAAAGTAACTTCAGGTCTCATTAAAGAGATCTTGCCCGCCGGCTCTGTCGACAATGACACTAAACTGGTTCTTGCTAATGCCCTGTATTTCAAAGGAGGTTGGACTGAGAGGTTTGATGCATCCGAGACAAAAGATGAAATGTTCTACCTTCTTGGAAGGAGCTCTGTAAAAGCACCATTCATGTCTAGTGCAAAAAGGCAGTACATCTCATCTTGCAACAACTTCAAGGTGCTTAAGCTTCCTTACCAGCAAGGTGGGGACAAGAGGCAGTTCTCCATGTATATACTTCTTCCAGAAGCACGAGATGGTATCTGGAGCTTGGTTACAAATTTAACCTCCGAGCCAGGGTTCCTAGAGAATCATATCCCAAAGGGAAAGGTTCCAGTCGGCCACTTCAAACTCCCAAAGTTCAAGATATCATTTGAATTTGAAGCATCGAAATTGCTCAAAGGTTGGGGGCTACAGCTTCCATTTAGCGCGGCAGCAGATCTTTCTGAAATGGCGGATTCACCGTTGTGTGTTTCATCAATTTTCCACAAGTCTTTTGTTGAAGTGAATGAAGAAGGAACCGAGGCTGCAGCGGCAAGTGCTGCAGTGGTCATGTGTAAGTCCCTGCCTGTAGAGGACTTGCTCTTGCCGGTGGATTTTGTCGCGGATCACCCTTTCATCTTTCTGATCCGAGAAGACGTGAGTGGTGTGGTGTTGTTCACCGGTCATGTTCTCAATCCTGTAATTGCAGCATAG